In the genome of Aureimonas sp. OT7, one region contains:
- a CDS encoding MFS transporter, giving the protein MRAQLLPIVSLLTSTFFLMAGAGLQGILLPVRGSLENWSPYQIGWLGTGYAIFFTVGCLIAPRIVRSAGHVRTFCSLAALLAIAILLHAMIVSPIGWILLRGVSGFALAGSYMIIESWLNERVTNESRGRIFSLYMMISMAAMMSGQYVLPLSNPLLTIPFMLCAIFFCLAVIPNALSRAQSPKPLTQVRLDLPALFRNSPAAAVGVFLAGVLAGAWSNMAPVFGTELGFSTASIATLLVATMAGGMVFQYPLGRLSDRIDRRMVMTGIGAMGVAVATAAIGISSTTPAVLFFFAFLLGGMIYPAYSLAVAHANDFADAADFVKISGGMLILYGVGTMGGPLFAAFLMENYGAMGIFVATGSAHAAYAAYTLYRTTRRQSLPAEIRDDFQSTPLARTQTPATFALDPRAEVANEIATAQHDDEEGFPPEGGEPVRETAG; this is encoded by the coding sequence ATGCGCGCTCAACTATTGCCTATCGTTTCTCTGCTGACGTCGACGTTCTTCCTGATGGCCGGTGCCGGACTGCAGGGCATTCTGCTGCCGGTTCGCGGCTCGCTGGAAAACTGGTCTCCGTATCAGATCGGCTGGCTGGGCACGGGCTACGCGATCTTCTTCACGGTCGGCTGCCTGATCGCGCCGCGCATCGTGCGCAGCGCCGGGCATGTCCGCACCTTCTGCAGCCTTGCTGCCCTTCTGGCCATCGCGATCCTGCTGCACGCGATGATCGTTTCACCGATCGGCTGGATTCTGCTGCGCGGCGTATCCGGTTTCGCGCTGGCCGGCTCCTACATGATCATCGAAAGCTGGCTCAACGAGCGCGTCACCAATGAATCGCGCGGGCGGATCTTCTCGCTCTACATGATGATATCGATGGCCGCGATGATGTCCGGCCAATATGTCCTGCCGCTGAGCAATCCGCTGCTGACGATCCCGTTCATGCTGTGCGCGATCTTCTTCTGCCTGGCCGTCATCCCCAACGCCCTGTCGCGGGCGCAGAGCCCCAAGCCGCTGACCCAGGTGCGGCTGGACCTGCCCGCTTTGTTCCGCAATTCCCCTGCGGCGGCGGTCGGCGTGTTCCTGGCGGGGGTGCTGGCCGGGGCCTGGTCCAACATGGCGCCAGTCTTCGGGACGGAGCTCGGCTTTTCCACGGCCAGCATCGCAACGCTGCTGGTTGCTACCATGGCCGGCGGTATGGTCTTCCAGTATCCGCTGGGCCGCCTGTCGGACCGCATCGACCGGCGCATGGTGATGACGGGCATCGGCGCGATGGGCGTCGCCGTGGCGACGGCGGCCATCGGAATTTCGTCCACCACGCCGGCGGTCCTGTTCTTCTTCGCCTTTCTGCTCGGCGGGATGATCTATCCGGCCTATTCGTTGGCCGTCGCCCACGCCAACGACTTTGCCGACGCCGCCGATTTCGTGAAGATTTCGGGGGGCATGCTGATCCTCTATGGCGTCGGCACGATGGGCGGGCCGCTTTTTGCGGCCTTCCTGATGGAGAATTACGGTGCCATGGGCATCTTCGTGGCCACCGGCTCGGCCCACGCCGCCTATGCGGCCTACACCCTGTATCGTACGACGCGGCGTCAGTCGTTGCCGGCCGAAATCCGCGACGACTTCCAGTCGACGCCGCTGGCCCGCACCCAGACGCCGGCGACCTTTGCGCTGGACCCGCGCGCCGAAGTGGCCAACGAGATTGCCACGGCGCAGCACGACGACGAAGAAGGTTTCCCGCCCGAGGGCGGGGAGCCCGTCAGGGAGACGGCGGGCTGA
- a CDS encoding AMP nucleosidase: MSDRFLLAEPLPVETPPVEQGRLFHNADDAVAALTRLYDAAVDFLLQSFDTVLKYGSADRRYRAFYPEIALTTTGHTRIDSRLSFGFVSGPGHYATTITRPDLFGDYLHKQIEQLIHNHGQPLRIGHSDTPIPLHFAFPEGTYVDGSQAERLGMPLRDIFDVPDLAATDDRIVNGNFEPAPGEAWPLAPFTAQRVDYSLARLSHYTATSPRHFQNFVMFTNYQFYIDEFAAMARRFMAEGGHGYESFVEPGNVVTPAGETSAGSGVSPARLPQMPAYHLTRADGSGITMVNIGVGPSNAKTITDHVAVLRPHAWLMLGHCAGLRNTQALGDYVLAHAYVREDHVLDADLPVWVPVPPLAEVQVALEKAVADVTGLEGYDLKRIMRTGTVATIDNRNWELRDQTEPVERLSKSRAIALDMESATIAANGYRFRVPYGTLLCVSDKPLHGELKLPGMATAFYKRQVAQHLEIGIRAMQSLAEMPHEKLHSRKLRSFFETAFQ, from the coding sequence ATGAGCGACCGTTTTCTCCTTGCCGAACCCCTCCCCGTCGAGACGCCCCCCGTGGAGCAGGGCCGCCTGTTCCACAATGCCGACGATGCCGTCGCTGCGCTGACGCGGCTCTACGATGCCGCCGTCGACTTTCTGCTGCAAAGCTTCGACACCGTGCTGAAGTACGGCTCGGCCGACCGCCGCTACAGGGCCTTCTACCCAGAGATCGCCCTGACGACGACGGGGCATACCAGGATCGATTCGCGGTTGTCCTTCGGCTTTGTCTCCGGCCCGGGCCACTATGCTACGACGATCACCCGGCCCGACCTGTTCGGAGACTATCTGCACAAGCAGATCGAGCAGCTGATCCACAATCACGGCCAGCCGCTGCGGATCGGCCATTCGGACACGCCGATACCCCTGCACTTCGCATTTCCGGAAGGCACCTATGTCGATGGCAGCCAGGCCGAGCGGCTGGGCATGCCGTTGCGCGACATCTTCGACGTTCCGGACCTTGCGGCCACCGACGACCGGATCGTGAACGGCAATTTCGAGCCGGCGCCGGGCGAGGCATGGCCCCTGGCACCGTTTACCGCGCAACGCGTCGACTATTCGCTCGCACGGCTGTCGCACTACACGGCAACCAGCCCGCGCCATTTCCAGAACTTCGTGATGTTCACCAATTACCAGTTCTATATCGACGAATTCGCAGCCATGGCCAGACGCTTCATGGCCGAAGGCGGCCACGGCTACGAATCCTTCGTGGAACCCGGCAATGTCGTGACGCCGGCCGGCGAGACGAGTGCGGGAAGCGGCGTCTCCCCGGCCCGCCTGCCGCAGATGCCGGCCTACCATCTGACCCGCGCCGACGGCAGCGGCATCACCATGGTCAATATCGGCGTCGGCCCGTCCAACGCCAAGACGATCACCGACCATGTGGCGGTGCTGCGGCCGCATGCCTGGCTGATGCTGGGCCATTGCGCGGGGCTGCGCAACACGCAGGCGCTGGGCGACTATGTGCTGGCCCATGCCTATGTCCGCGAGGACCATGTGCTGGATGCCGACCTGCCCGTATGGGTGCCGGTGCCGCCGCTGGCGGAGGTGCAGGTGGCGCTGGAAAAGGCAGTGGCCGACGTGACGGGACTGGAGGGCTACGACCTCAAGCGCATCATGCGGACGGGAACGGTCGCCACGATCGACAACCGCAACTGGGAACTCCGCGACCAGACGGAGCCGGTCGAACGGCTGTCGAAATCGCGCGCGATCGCACTCGATATGGAATCGGCCACCATCGCGGCCAACGGCTACCGGTTCCGCGTGCCCTACGGCACCTTGCTGTGCGTCTCGGACAAGCCCCTGCACGGTGAACTGAAATTGCCGGGAATGGCGACCGCCTTCTACAAGCGCCAGGTGGCCCAGCATCTGGAGATCGGCATCCGCGCCATGCAAAGCCTTGCCGAAATGCCGCACGAGAAGCTGCATTCGCGCAAGCTGCGCTCCTTCTTCGAGACGGCCTTTCAGTAG
- a CDS encoding electron transfer flavoprotein-ubiquinone oxidoreductase, giving the protein MTVGANDAELPERESMEFDVVVVGAGPAGLSAAIRLKQLSPDLSVVVLEKGAEVGAHILSGCVLDPSSLDRLLPDWRQEETPIRQKVTDDRFYLYGPQGAVRLPGFAMPPLMHNHGNFVVSLGLVCKWLAGKAEELGVEIYPGFAVSELIVDDAGAVIGVATGDMGIERDGSPGPNYQRGMALMGRYVLIGEGVRGSLAKELIERFSLGKDSEPQKFGLGIKELWEIKPEKHKPGLIQHSFGWPLKSDTGGGSFIYHLAENQVYVGFVTHLNYKNPYLSPFGEFQRFKTHPDVAELLDGGKRLSYGARAISEGGFQSVPKLVFPGGALLGCSAGFVNVPRIKGVHNAIASGMLAAEAASEALAAGRSRDELSAYEDGWRQSTIGRDLSPVRNVKPLWSRFGTYIGVALGALDMWTNSLFRLSLFGTLGHGKTDAQSTEPASRHKPIDYPKPDGVLTFDKTSSVFLSNTNHEEDQPIHLRVRDMALQKTSEHDVYAGLSERYCPAAVYEWIGEGEYLRYQINAQNCVHCKTCDIKDPNGNIRWTVPQGGEGPVYQEM; this is encoded by the coding sequence ATGACCGTTGGAGCCAACGACGCCGAACTGCCCGAGCGGGAAAGCATGGAGTTCGACGTCGTCGTCGTGGGCGCGGGCCCGGCTGGATTGTCGGCCGCGATCCGCCTGAAGCAGTTGTCCCCGGACCTGTCCGTCGTCGTCCTGGAAAAGGGCGCGGAAGTGGGCGCGCACATACTGTCCGGTTGCGTCCTCGATCCATCCTCGCTCGACCGCCTGCTGCCGGATTGGCGGCAGGAAGAGACGCCGATCCGGCAGAAGGTCACGGACGACCGGTTCTATCTGTACGGTCCCCAGGGCGCCGTGCGCCTGCCGGGCTTTGCCATGCCTCCCCTCATGCACAATCACGGCAATTTCGTCGTTTCGCTCGGCCTCGTCTGCAAATGGCTCGCCGGCAAGGCGGAGGAGCTCGGCGTCGAAATCTATCCCGGCTTCGCCGTCTCCGAACTGATCGTCGACGACGCCGGTGCCGTCATCGGCGTCGCCACGGGCGACATGGGCATCGAGCGCGACGGCAGCCCTGGCCCCAACTACCAGCGCGGCATGGCCCTGATGGGCCGTTATGTGCTGATCGGCGAGGGCGTCCGGGGATCGCTGGCGAAGGAACTCATCGAGCGTTTCTCGCTCGGCAAGGACAGCGAGCCGCAGAAATTCGGCCTCGGCATCAAGGAATTGTGGGAGATCAAGCCGGAAAAGCACAAGCCCGGCCTTATCCAGCACTCCTTCGGCTGGCCGCTGAAGAGCGATACGGGCGGCGGTTCCTTCATCTATCACCTTGCCGAGAACCAGGTCTATGTCGGCTTCGTCACCCACCTCAACTACAAGAACCCGTATCTTTCGCCCTTCGGGGAATTCCAGCGGTTCAAGACCCATCCTGACGTGGCCGAACTGCTGGACGGTGGCAAGCGCCTCTCCTATGGCGCCCGGGCCATCAGCGAGGGCGGTTTCCAGTCGGTGCCGAAACTCGTCTTCCCGGGCGGCGCGCTGCTCGGCTGCTCGGCCGGCTTCGTCAACGTGCCGCGCATCAAGGGCGTTCACAACGCCATCGCTTCCGGAATGCTGGCGGCGGAGGCCGCTTCCGAAGCCTTGGCCGCCGGCCGCTCGCGGGACGAGTTATCCGCCTATGAAGATGGCTGGCGGCAATCGACCATCGGACGCGATCTTTCCCCCGTGCGCAACGTCAAGCCGCTCTGGTCGCGGTTCGGCACCTATATCGGCGTCGCCCTGGGCGCGCTCGACATGTGGACCAATTCGCTGTTCCGCCTCTCGTTGTTCGGCACGCTCGGCCACGGCAAGACGGACGCGCAATCGACGGAGCCCGCGTCGCGCCACAAGCCGATCGACTATCCCAAGCCCGATGGCGTGCTGACCTTCGACAAGACGTCCTCGGTGTTCCTGTCGAACACCAATCACGAGGAAGACCAGCCGATCCACCTGCGGGTCCGGGACATGGCGCTGCAGAAGACGTCCGAACACGATGTCTATGCCGGCCTGTCGGAGCGATATTGCCCGGCGGCCGTGTACGAATGGATCGGCGAGGGAGAGTATCTGCGCTACCAGATCAACGCGCAGAACTGCGTCCACTGCAAGACGTGCGATATCAAGGATCCCAATGGCAACATCCGATGGACCGTGCCGCAGGGCGGCGAAGGCCCGGTCTACCAGGAGATGTAG
- a CDS encoding uracil-DNA glycosylase: MTIFEPATPIPSAALAALLRWFDMAGIDGFVGESARNRFEETAAESAARKATPKPPQARPAAPQAGPVAGEAQVRTTPPAALPAWTAPVPGAVAADDAREKARHAASLADLQAAYAAFEGCALKATAKSLVFGNGAENASLMLIGEAPGREEDIAGEPFVGRSGQLLNRMLAAIGLERTDVRVTNIIAWRPPGNRSPTPVETEMCLPFVLRQIELVAPKVVVCLGSPSAKAILSSNDGIMKLRGRWNELALPGLPAPIQATALLHPAYLLRQPAQKRLAWRDLLAVKDRLHRD; the protein is encoded by the coding sequence ATGACGATCTTCGAGCCCGCAACGCCGATTCCCTCAGCCGCCCTGGCCGCGCTGCTGCGCTGGTTCGATATGGCGGGCATCGACGGATTCGTCGGCGAATCCGCGCGCAACCGCTTCGAGGAAACGGCGGCGGAAAGCGCCGCCCGCAAGGCAACGCCGAAGCCGCCGCAGGCGCGGCCCGCCGCGCCCCAGGCGGGGCCCGTCGCCGGCGAGGCGCAGGTACGAACGACGCCGCCGGCAGCCCTTCCCGCGTGGACCGCTCCGGTTCCCGGTGCGGTGGCCGCCGACGATGCGCGCGAGAAAGCGCGACACGCCGCGTCGCTGGCGGATCTACAGGCTGCCTATGCGGCCTTCGAGGGATGCGCGCTCAAGGCAACGGCCAAATCCCTGGTGTTCGGCAATGGCGCCGAGAACGCATCGCTGATGCTGATCGGGGAGGCTCCGGGCCGCGAGGAGGATATCGCCGGCGAGCCTTTCGTCGGCCGTTCCGGGCAGTTGCTCAACCGCATGCTCGCAGCGATCGGCCTGGAGCGGACGGACGTCCGCGTGACCAACATCATCGCATGGCGGCCACCGGGCAACCGGTCGCCGACGCCGGTCGAAACCGAGATGTGCCTGCCCTTCGTCCTGCGGCAGATCGAGCTTGTCGCGCCCAAGGTCGTCGTCTGCCTCGGCTCTCCCTCGGCCAAGGCGATCCTGTCCAGCAATGACGGCATCATGAAGCTGCGTGGCCGCTGGAACGAACTTGCGCTGCCGGGCCTTCCGGCGCCGATCCAGGCGACGGCCCTGCTGCACCCGGCCTACCTTTTGCGGCAGCCGGCGCAGAAGCGATTGGCCTGGCGGGACCTGCTGGCCGTCAAGGACAGGCTGCACCGCGACTGA
- the pepN gene encoding aminopeptidase N, which produces MRDEDGVTIRLEDYRPADFRIHHVDMTVRLFEGHADIDTTLELERRPGAAADAELRLDGDELTLTTLALDGHALPTQSFEASADRLAVRGLPPSGRFRLAIGTRIEPEKNTKLMGLYRSNGVWCTQCEAEGFRRITYFLDRPDCLATYRVRLEADREAAPILLANGNPVGGGPLGELRHFAEWFDPHPKPSYLFAVVAGRLDALSEQFVTGSGREVALTIYTERGLSERAGYAMDALKRSMRWDERRFGREYDLDVFNIVAISDFNMGAMENKGLNVFNHKYVLLDPDTATDADYAGVETVIAHEYFHNWTGNRITCRDWFQLCLKEGLTVYRDQEFSSDERSRPVKRIASVHTLKANQFPEDQGPLQHPVRPTQYREINNFYTATVYDKGSELVRMIATILGEQKFRAGMDLYFERHDGEAATVEDFVTCFEDAGGIDLTQFFLWYQQAGTPKLEVSQIYDETAGRLTVRLRQSLDKGAAGTGTRPMHIPVRYGLVGANGQDLDVRGSSTEARIDGDLIHLTAEEATVTFEGLSGRPYLSILRDFSAPVDLRYQEAEADRLALARLDPNPFGRWRALTDLVGDALVAAIRNGQDSIPDGVLDAMVAAAADETLEPALRAQMVSLPGETELTRLVAEDVDTDVIHALRVSTLAALGRRGRDTFEALRRALDDTGAFSPSAQAAGRRALRNTLLAPLAVAAGDPAVAVTQYDTARNMSDRLAALTVLTHHFAGSGPAEAALGAFYDRFVDDPLVLDKWFMLQASAPDAGTLDKVIELAAHPAFRLANPNRARALLAGLAGLNPYVFHRADGAGYRWMADMLGKLDTLNPQTAARMATAFRSWRLMEPVRREAAQAALTELAGRGGLSRDLADILDRTLR; this is translated from the coding sequence ATGCGCGACGAAGACGGCGTTACGATCAGGCTCGAGGATTACCGCCCGGCGGACTTCCGGATCCACCATGTGGACATGACGGTCCGGCTGTTCGAAGGGCATGCGGATATCGACACGACGCTGGAGCTCGAGCGCCGGCCCGGCGCGGCGGCCGATGCGGAGCTGCGTCTGGACGGCGACGAACTGACCTTGACGACGCTGGCGCTCGACGGCCACGCGTTGCCGACACAGAGCTTCGAGGCAAGCGCGGACAGGCTCGCCGTCCGCGGCCTGCCGCCGAGCGGGCGGTTCAGGCTGGCGATCGGCACGCGGATCGAGCCGGAAAAGAACACCAAGCTGATGGGCCTCTATCGGTCCAACGGGGTCTGGTGCACGCAATGCGAGGCGGAAGGGTTTCGCCGCATCACGTATTTCCTCGACAGGCCCGATTGCCTCGCCACCTATCGCGTGCGGCTGGAGGCCGACCGCGAGGCCGCCCCTATCCTGCTGGCCAACGGCAATCCGGTGGGCGGCGGGCCGCTGGGCGAGTTGCGGCACTTTGCCGAATGGTTCGATCCGCACCCCAAGCCGTCCTACCTGTTCGCCGTCGTCGCCGGCCGCCTCGACGCCCTGAGCGAGCAATTCGTGACCGGCAGCGGACGCGAGGTCGCCCTGACCATCTATACCGAGCGCGGTTTGAGCGAGCGCGCCGGCTACGCCATGGATGCGCTGAAGCGATCGATGCGATGGGATGAGCGGCGCTTCGGCCGCGAATACGATCTCGATGTCTTCAACATCGTCGCCATTTCGGACTTCAACATGGGCGCGATGGAGAACAAGGGGCTCAACGTATTCAACCACAAATACGTTCTTCTCGATCCCGACACGGCCACGGATGCCGACTATGCCGGTGTCGAAACCGTCATCGCACACGAGTATTTCCACAACTGGACGGGCAACCGCATCACCTGCCGCGACTGGTTCCAGCTTTGCCTCAAGGAAGGGTTGACCGTCTACCGCGACCAGGAGTTCTCGTCGGACGAACGCTCCCGCCCGGTCAAGCGGATCGCCAGCGTGCATACGCTCAAGGCGAACCAGTTTCCGGAAGACCAGGGGCCGCTGCAGCATCCGGTGCGCCCGACCCAGTACCGCGAGATCAACAATTTCTACACGGCGACGGTCTACGACAAAGGCAGCGAACTGGTCCGGATGATCGCCACGATCCTCGGCGAGCAGAAATTCCGGGCCGGAATGGACCTCTATTTCGAGCGCCATGATGGCGAGGCGGCGACAGTCGAAGATTTCGTGACCTGCTTCGAGGATGCCGGCGGCATAGACCTTACCCAGTTCTTCCTGTGGTACCAGCAGGCCGGGACGCCGAAGCTGGAGGTTTCGCAGATCTACGACGAGACGGCGGGCCGGTTGACGGTGCGCCTGCGCCAGTCCCTCGACAAGGGCGCGGCGGGCACGGGCACGCGGCCGATGCATATTCCGGTCCGCTACGGGCTGGTGGGCGCCAACGGCCAGGACCTCGACGTGCGCGGGTCCAGCACCGAGGCGCGCATCGATGGAGACCTCATCCACCTGACCGCCGAAGAGGCGACGGTGACGTTCGAGGGTCTTAGCGGTCGTCCCTACCTGTCCATCCTGCGCGATTTCAGCGCCCCCGTGGATCTTCGCTACCAGGAGGCGGAGGCCGACAGGCTGGCGCTGGCGCGGCTGGACCCCAACCCGTTCGGCCGGTGGCGCGCCTTGACGGACTTGGTCGGCGACGCGCTCGTTGCGGCCATACGAAACGGACAGGACTCCATTCCCGACGGCGTCCTCGACGCCATGGTGGCGGCGGCGGCCGACGAAACGCTGGAGCCGGCCCTGCGCGCCCAGATGGTGAGCCTGCCGGGCGAAACGGAGCTGACGCGGCTGGTTGCCGAGGATGTCGACACCGACGTCATCCATGCGCTGCGCGTCAGTACACTCGCCGCCCTCGGCCGCCGCGGACGGGACACGTTCGAAGCGCTCCGCCGCGCGCTGGACGACACGGGCGCCTTCTCTCCGTCCGCACAGGCCGCAGGACGGCGCGCCCTCCGGAACACGCTTCTGGCGCCGCTTGCCGTCGCCGCCGGCGATCCGGCGGTTGCGGTGACGCAATACGACACGGCCCGCAACATGAGCGACCGCCTCGCCGCGCTGACCGTCCTGACGCACCATTTCGCCGGGTCTGGCCCGGCGGAAGCGGCCTTGGGCGCCTTTTACGACCGCTTCGTGGACGATCCGCTGGTCCTGGACAAATGGTTCATGCTCCAGGCAAGCGCGCCGGACGCCGGCACGCTGGACAAGGTCATCGAACTGGCGGCCCATCCAGCCTTCCGCCTGGCCAACCCGAACCGGGCCCGCGCCCTGCTTGCCGGCCTGGCGGGGTTGAACCCCTACGTCTTCCACCGGGCCGACGGAGCCGGCTACCGCTGGATGGCGGACATGCTGGGCAAGCTCGACACGCTGAACCCCCAGACGGCGGCCCGCATGGCCACGGCCTTCCGCTCGTGGCGGTTGATGGAACCGGTGCGCCGCGAGGCGGCGCAGGCGGCCTTGACCGAACTGGCCGGCCGAGGCGGCCTGTCGCGCGATCTGGCCGACATACTGGACCGCACCCTGCGCTGA
- a CDS encoding DMT family transporter, translating to MPSPSKPSHQEPRPLYGIGLKVLSVMIFVGMQTCLKAVGDDVPAGQLVFFRSFFALIPVVIYLWWLGDLGTALATDDIGGHFIRGIVGVTSMGLGFFALSRLPYPEWISLSYGAPLLTVVFAAIFLKEVVRAYRWVAVLVGLCGIVIVAAPNFSLSSGDMDSAHAVGALASLGGAAMAAIAMIQVRRLVAHEKTATIVVYFSMTCSIIALVTLPFGWVVPDGRQAVLLVGAGLCGGVGQLLLTACYRYADTSTIAPFEYTSMIAAVVIGYTVFNEEVTATTLLGAFIVISAGLFIIFREHRLGLERRRARKVSPPSP from the coding sequence ATGCCCAGCCCGTCCAAGCCATCGCATCAGGAGCCGCGCCCGCTCTACGGCATCGGCCTCAAGGTGCTGTCCGTCATGATCTTCGTCGGAATGCAGACCTGCCTGAAGGCCGTGGGCGACGATGTCCCGGCGGGGCAGCTGGTGTTCTTCCGGTCCTTCTTCGCCCTGATCCCGGTGGTCATCTATCTCTGGTGGCTCGGCGACCTCGGGACGGCCCTCGCCACCGACGACATCGGCGGCCATTTCATTCGCGGCATCGTCGGCGTCACCTCGATGGGGCTGGGGTTCTTCGCGCTGTCGCGGCTGCCCTATCCGGAATGGATATCCCTGTCATACGGGGCGCCGCTGCTGACGGTGGTCTTCGCCGCGATCTTCCTGAAGGAAGTGGTCCGCGCCTATCGCTGGGTTGCCGTCCTGGTCGGCCTGTGCGGCATCGTCATCGTGGCCGCGCCGAATTTCAGCCTGTCTTCGGGCGACATGGATTCAGCCCATGCGGTGGGGGCGCTGGCGTCGCTGGGCGGCGCCGCGATGGCGGCAATCGCGATGATCCAGGTGCGGCGCCTGGTGGCGCACGAGAAGACGGCCACGATCGTCGTCTATTTCTCCATGACATGCAGCATCATCGCCCTGGTCACGCTGCCGTTCGGCTGGGTGGTGCCGGACGGACGGCAGGCGGTGCTGCTGGTCGGGGCGGGGCTGTGCGGCGGGGTCGGGCAGTTGCTGCTCACGGCCTGCTACCGCTATGCCGATACGTCCACCATCGCGCCGTTCGAGTATACGTCGATGATAGCGGCGGTGGTGATCGGCTACACGGTTTTCAACGAAGAGGTGACGGCGACGACGCTGCTGGGTGCCTTCATCGTCATATCAGCCGGCCTGTTCATCATTTTTCGAGAGCATCGGCTGGGGCTGGAGCGGCGGCGAGCGCGCAAGGTCAGCCCGCCGTCTCCCTGA